Genomic window (Phragmites australis chromosome 5, lpPhrAust1.1, whole genome shotgun sequence):
TTTTTATCAATGGTGGTTATGGCATTCTCACAGTTAGAGATCTTTGTTGGTTTTCTCTAATTAATCGTGCGATTATATAATGTTTAGATCTGGTTTATCTCATAaactgaataattttttttatatgataaaatCGATAAATGTGATGTCGTCGTTTCGGAAAAAAGAATCAACTAACATAATACTCCAACAATGGACAATCTTAcaatctttctctctcctcagtGCACCACGGAGGGATCGAACGAAGGCAAATTACCCCGAAACAAAAGGGTAATTGAGCGCTGTCAAAAGCTAAAGCCaacatcatctgctgctgctagcTAGTAATCAAGTAGTGCCGATCGAAATCTAATCCTCTGttaaagcaaagcaaagcagcTAGTACTGCAATGGCGTCCAAGTCCGTCAGTCAGTCCTGGAACCCGGTGGTCCTCTTCCAAACCGCGTCCCGGACCTTGAGCGTCCTGCCGACGACGCCCGCGCCTTCGTGCGCCAACAACGACGCGGCCCGGCGCCGCCACGCCAGCACGTGCggcggcaccgccgccgcgtcgaCGTCGTCCTCGTCCGCGTCGTCCAGCTCCCAGTCGCCGGCGTCGTGGCGGCCCCGGTACTCGTCGCCAAGGATCTTGGACCAGTCCGGTATATTCACCGGCAAAGACCCGTGCGCTGCGCCGCCGGCCCTGCCGACCGCCACCGGCTTCGTCTGCCGCCCGGCCGGCCGGGCGGCAGCCGGAACCGGACGAGCCCGCAGCGACTCGGCCGGTGCCCTGGGATCCGACGCGACGGCCTGGCTGAACGAGCCCCAGATGTCCGACTCGTCGAACTCCTCGGCCGGGCTGGCCACCACGCCGTTCGGCGACGGCGCGAACTGCAGGTACGCGCGCTCCGTCGCCGTCGACCGCGTGGTCCTCGCCATTGCACCTCGTGGTCGAGGCAGATTGCAGCGAGAGGTGTCACACGCGAGATTCCGAGAGAGACCAGCGACTCTGGCGAGGGTCAGAACCGTAGAAGCAGATCAACGCGCTTGCCGGTGGATTTATACGAGCCGGAGGGACGAGATAAGGCCGTCTATGCAATGACTGTTTCGCCCCTGGCCGATTTAGACAGACGGGAGAGCACTACACTTGTGCCACTGTGCGCTGGGCCCTCGCCACGTGTCGCGCCCTGGCCAGCGAGCATTTATTTTTTTGGTAGTTTCGGGTGAAATTGTCGTTGGCACCGGGCCACCGGCAGTTGCTAATGTGGTGGGCCCAATATTTTTGTTGCGGATAAGTGACTCAGCATATTAACTAGCATGACGGAAATGAAGTCTTATCCGTATGTCGCCAGAAAATAGGAGAGTTTCTTGACAAGTTGTCCTCTGAATCCCTTGCTCATGGATATTAACGGAAAGCGTTACAGTAAGAGcgttgtttgttttagctttaaaATGTTATAATCTAGTTTAATCCTTGTCCTATCAACTTATAAGATTTTATAGTATAATATAGATTATAAAAATCAGTTTTTATATTATGACTATTTGTCATTGTTTTTACTTTTGTACTAGAATCCATAATTAAAAGAAAGAGTAAAATTTACCATCAGTCTATATACTTGTGTTGAGTTTTCGTCTATGTCCATAAACTCTTAAAATACATCGTCAAACACTTAAACTTATTTCAGTGTATCATCCAGATCCAAAATCTCTTTGACCGCTTTGAGCGCTGATGTGGTGTCTCGGGTGGAGCTAACTTAGAGAGAGTCGAAGTCAGGAAAGaaaggggaggaagaagatgcaATTCACGTTAACTCCACCTAGCACGTCACGTCAGTGCTCAGAGCGATCAAAAGGATTTTAGACATAGATGACATAATAAGATAAGTTTAAGTATTTGACTATATATTTTAAGAGTTTATGAGTCTAAACGAGGACTTGACATAAGTTTAGTAACCACCGGTGATTCCACTctaatataaaaaaacaaacatagcCTTGAGCAAACTACCCCTCGCCTAAGAGGAGCTGAGATCGACCATTATCCGACGCTGCAAAATATCCGGTCCACACGATGGATTGGGAGATATGCGAATTGCGATCCGCCTACGTGTATGGATGAAATGAGCAGCACCAAAATTAAAGGCAGTTGATTGATCCTTCAAACCGAACCAAAACCAAATTACTGGGTGGCTAACGTCGAAGACACCTGCACATGGCCCCTGGGTCCAAGTCGTACGTGTCTCCGGCAGCCAGTCCATCACACGTACGCGCACGCGCCCGATCGTTATCTGCATGCGTCTCCTGTCGCTGTCGGGGCGCATGCGCTCCGTACACTGATGTGTGCCGGAGCAGTAGACCTGGCCATCACGCGGACGCCGGCGTTCGTGGCGTCCCAAGAGCGGCTCCGCCCGCCCGGCCACGCGGGCGCCTGTGTGGCTGTATGCCGACGCGTCTTGGAGCCATGCGTGTCAGCAAGCGCGTGACGGAGTGAGGCCGTGAGAGGTGCAGAGAatttccaaagggaaatgtaaGTTTCCCCCACGCCCTTGTTCTCGGGgagtggaagaagaagaggaggaggaaggagagaagaagaaagaggtgGAGTCCACGAGAATTGGTGGCCAATTGGCATGGTAGACCGCCAGAGAGATATGGTACGAGGCCGGGCAGGCTGAAGACTGAAAACCGGAGTTGCTTGTTGGTGGGTGCGTGTCGTGGTGGAGGTGCCGTGCATGGGTCGTAGAAGTCTCGTCCAGAACCCACGTGCTGCATGGTTCAAGCCGTGCGGCGCAGTGATTTCTTGTTATCTGTTTAGTCGGATGATCCGAGTTCTGGGGCTCCGCGcgtctggaggaactcgactcGTGGTCTTGTCGTCGACATCGTATACTGTGCTAGCGCGTCTTTTGACCCGCTCAACGTTACGCTGAATTCTGCACTGGAAGCCTACTTCAAAGCGTCCCAGGCTTCTTTTCTATTGTTTCTCAATTGACTAGGCTTGACTTGGTTGGGGCTAATGCTCTCGTTCGTGGTGATGGAAAAAAAGATGCACCGAGGCCAGagtttttttcatatatttttttattaaaaatttaaataaatagactctttGAGGTAACATTTGCAAAAATATGTGCATATCGCCTTCTGAAAAGGCTGTTACGGTGGCAAAGTCACCCCTTACTGCCCTCTGAAAGTGCAGGTgaggctaaccgccctctcagagggtagGTAGTTGCCAACCGCCCACTGAGAGAGCGGGTAGGTGCCAACCGCTCTCCCACCGAACGGGTAAATCTagctttggattttttttaattgaacatttgtattgctcaatatttgaaattgatatgttataaaatttggaattaaaatgatTAAAAAAGTGGCTAATACGGCATAATGGGAAAAcgatattttgaaaaatatggaTCGTTGTACATATGTCCATATTTTGGACTAGTTTACGTATTATGGGGAGGATACAGaatcaatttttgtgaacaaattatatatatgaagcactcgcagcatattacgcggcaATGAAGTTAcaaacggcgacaaacataagattatacaTACGGTGAAAAACATTATATGAAACTGTAACCACGAAGACATGacgatagaaaaaaaaagtggtaTATATGGTTTGCATAAAGACCTACTTAATAGTGcaccgctcctaatcataacatgtatTAGGGAGTGGAAATATGACTTgttacattagatgctctctactgagtgcacctaggatatttgccctttcacAAGGCATcaggacctgccgccttagcgcgacgggccctctccagcttccttgccctctcagcttcgcgggcctgagccgcggtatggtcctGCGTTGCTTTCCTCGTGCGCTCTTTTTCCTGCCGCTTCAGGCGTATtttctcttgctgttgctcgtactcccggtatgcgtaagcttccctcctccaccgcatggtcatgtcgacccaccgcttctggtcttcattttgttcaatatcgagccattcaataaagtcatagataggtggaggaaactggacaaataaaacaagatgagatattagtaaaacagtgcgtGAAATCGAAAAAGATGTGGCTGATTTTTGTCGCTATAacggtgggtactcatatagtccatgttgaggcttgtcgtattggtagttggcacacatgaagaagtgtaTGCCATAAGTGTAAGAGATGTCCTCGGAATAGCGAAGCCTACAatggtcaccacagaagcacatcggtggttcgaccccctgagggataaaaatcccccaatatttcttgggtgggcttggtggagctgaggaaaatattgcagttgagagaactgagaaatgagtggtgtatccatgcatgaaggtggggttatttatggtcgCGGAGGGTATGAGCATTGGATCCTCTTGAAGAATGGAGTGGGTGTATGGGCTTGACGGGGgacaggagcattggattccctcttgaaggatgga
Coding sequences:
- the LOC133917605 gene encoding protein S40-4-like, encoding MARTTRSTATERAYLQFAPSPNGVVASPAEEFDESDIWGSFSQAVASDPRAPAESLRARPVPAAARPAGRQTKPVAVGRAGGAAHGSLPVNIPDWSKILGDEYRGRHDAGDWELDDADEDDVDAAAVPPHVLAWRRRAASLLAHEGAGVVGRTLKVRDAVWKRTTGFQD